The window CAAATTATGTTATGCCAAAAACTATGACGTATATTTTGCCAAGTTTTTTTGAAAAAATATCCAATCATTCTTTTAAAATACCTTTTTCTAAATGCATAATTCGTGCTTGAGAAAATGATTCAGTTAATGACTCATTATGAGTAGCAAAAATAACAGTAGCTCCTTCTTTGTTTGCTTCTTTCAAAAGTTCAATCACCTTTTCACTCCTTAATAAATCTAGATTACTTGTTGGCTCATCAGCTAATAAAAGAGGTGGATGGTGAATAAGAGCTCTAGCTATTGCTACTCTTTGTTTTTCCCCAACAGAAAGCGTTTCTACTTGACTATCAAGTTTTTCTTCTAAGTCTAATCTTTGTGCTAATTCAGAAACTTTTTGTTCTATAAAATGGGAAGGATAATTTAAAATCCGAAGCATTAATGCAATATTTTCAAAAACATTAAGATAAGAAATAAGTTTAAAATCTTGAAAGATAACACCTATTTTACGACGTAGTAAATAAAGTTTCTTATTAGGTAAAACTTTAACATTAAAACCACTCACTAAAATTTCTCCTTGAGTAGGTTTTTCTTCACGATAGATTAATTTTAAAAGTGTAGTTTTTCCTGCACCACTAGGACCAATTAAAAAAACAAAGTCTCCTGGTTTAATATGAAAATTTAAATCAATTAAAACATAATAAGTAGAATGATAGGCTTTATAGACATTAATAAAACGAATCATTTAGCCAATGGCTCGCAACAGCCGTGGCTTACCGTTTAAAACCTGTTTTGCCTCTTCTGCGATATCTTTTGGGGTGAGATGAAAATAGGAAAGTAATTTATCAGGTTTGCCAGAAATACCAAATCGATCTTTAATTCCCATTCTTCTTACTAGTACTGGATAATCCTCAGCTACAACTTCACAGACAGCACTTCCTAAACCACCAATAGTAAGATGTTCTTCAACAGTAAGAATAACACCAGTTTTTCGTGCAGAATCTATGATTAGTTCTTTATCAATAGGTTTAACACTTGACATATTTATTACTCTAGCCTCTATTCCTTCTAAAGACAAAATAGAGGCAGCTTCTAAAGCAAAATGGACCATCAAACCCATAGCAACAATGGTGAGATCATTACCTTCACGTAAAATATCTCCTTTACCTATTTGAAATTGATAATTTTTATCTTTATAAATTACTGGAAAATCAATGCGAGAACCACGTACATATACTGGCCCATGAGAATAGGCAATGGTTCTTATAACCTGAGCCATTTCAATAGCATCAGCAGGTACAATTACTGTCATATTAGGTAAAATACGCATTAATCCTACATCTTCTATAGCTTGATGAGAACCACCATCATCACCTACTGTAATACCTCCATGACTTGCAACAATCTTAACATTTAAACCAGCATAGGCAACAGATTGCCTT of the Candidatus Desulfofervidus auxilii genome contains:
- the ftsE gene encoding cell division ATP-binding protein FtsE, with the protein product MIRFINVYKAYHSTYYVLIDLNFHIKPGDFVFLIGPSGAGKTTLLKLIYREEKPTQGEILVSGFNVKVLPNKKLYLLRRKIGVIFQDFKLISYLNVFENIALMLRILNYPSHFIEQKVSELAQRLDLEEKLDSQVETLSVGEKQRVAIARALIHHPPLLLADEPTSNLDLLRSEKVIELLKEANKEGATVIFATHNESLTESFSQARIMHLEKGILKE
- a CDS encoding transketolase family protein translates to MEKASLREAYGRTLIELGRENKDIVVLDADLSGSTKTKMFAREFPERFFNMGIAEQDMIGTAAGLAAAGKIPFASTFAIFATGRAWEQIRQSVAYAGLNVKIVASHGGITVGDDGGSHQAIEDVGLMRILPNMTVIVPADAIEMAQVIRTIAYSHGPVYVRGSRIDFPVIYKDKNYQFQIGKGDILREGNDLTIVAMGLMVHFALEAASILSLEGIEARVINMSSVKPIDKELIIDSARKTGVILTVEEHLTIGGLGSAVCEVVAEDYPVLVRRMGIKDRFGISGKPDKLLSYFHLTPKDIAEEAKQVLNGKPRLLRAIG